One segment of Methanolinea mesophila DNA contains the following:
- the rsgA gene encoding ribosome small subunit-dependent GTPase A: MNDQYTGCGQPHSLPLQQLGWTDEHEDAYAKYDGPYRPGRVACRQKTVWEVLTEDGQVTAGISGAMRKLGRYPAVGDFVVLLVRPEAGTTMIVDILPRKTLFSRGASGREGTDQVIAANVDTVFIVTAAGHDLNARRTERYLAIAHASGARPVVIINKADLAEDPASLAEGVVPASSGIPVVTLSALTGEGIDRIEPFLAPGKTIVLIGSSGVGKSTLINRLLDRSVQETGGIRDYDGKGRHTTTVRQLFVLDGGALMIDNPGLREVGIGTAVAGLSDTFPDIQELAAGCRFADCRHEGEPGCAVREAVERGDLSPARLENYHRLARELVFEQEKAEIGLVRSERKRWKQISGYAKQVKEHRDRWE; the protein is encoded by the coding sequence ATGAACGACCAATATACGGGGTGCGGTCAGCCGCATTCTCTTCCTTTGCAACAACTCGGCTGGACGGACGAACACGAAGACGCCTACGCAAAATATGACGGTCCCTACCGGCCCGGGAGAGTTGCCTGCCGGCAGAAGACCGTGTGGGAAGTCCTCACCGAAGACGGACAGGTGACGGCGGGGATCTCCGGCGCCATGCGAAAGCTCGGCCGCTACCCGGCGGTAGGGGACTTCGTGGTCCTCCTCGTCCGGCCGGAAGCCGGAACCACCATGATCGTTGACATCCTACCCCGAAAGACTCTGTTCTCGCGGGGAGCTTCCGGGCGCGAAGGGACCGACCAGGTCATCGCTGCAAACGTGGATACGGTCTTCATTGTGACCGCCGCCGGGCACGACCTGAACGCCCGGAGGACTGAGCGATACCTGGCGATCGCCCACGCATCCGGCGCCCGGCCGGTGGTAATCATCAACAAGGCGGACCTCGCCGAAGACCCCGCCTCGCTCGCGGAAGGAGTCGTCCCGGCATCGTCCGGGATCCCGGTCGTCACCCTGAGCGCCCTGACCGGCGAGGGGATCGACCGGATCGAACCGTTCCTCGCACCCGGAAAGACTATCGTCCTCATCGGCTCCTCCGGCGTGGGCAAGTCCACGCTGATCAACCGGCTGCTGGACCGCTCCGTGCAGGAGACGGGAGGTATCCGGGACTACGACGGGAAAGGCCGCCACACCACGACCGTCCGCCAGCTTTTCGTATTGGACGGCGGAGCGCTGATGATCGACAACCCCGGGCTCCGGGAGGTCGGTATCGGGACCGCGGTCGCAGGCCTCTCCGACACCTTCCCCGACATCCAGGAACTGGCCGCGGGCTGCCGTTTCGCGGACTGCCGGCACGAAGGCGAACCGGGCTGCGCCGTCAGGGAGGCGGTGGAGCGTGGGGACCTCTCCCCGGCCCGGCTGGAGAACTACCACCGTCTCGCCCGGGAGCTTGTCTTCGAGCAGGAAAAGGCGGAGATCGGCCTCGTCCGATCCGAGCGGAAACGCTGGAAACAGATCAGCGGCTATGCAAAACAGGTAAAGGAACACAGGGACCGGTGGGAGTAG
- a CDS encoding flavodoxin domain-containing protein codes for MPGTILVAYVSPKGSTAGIAEAIGDELRLAGYRVDVTELKEVSSLESYQAVIIGGPFYMGKIVGDVKKFVGRFRDALGTLPVAAFAVGVAPVNATPADIEKAREIFHSTLDPVKPVAEALFAGKIDREKLSFVQKWMVEKVKAPIGDFRDWDAIAAWARELPGKFGM; via the coding sequence ATGCCGGGAACCATTCTTGTCGCGTATGTATCGCCCAAGGGATCGACTGCCGGGATCGCGGAGGCCATCGGGGACGAGCTCCGGCTCGCTGGGTACCGTGTCGACGTCACGGAACTGAAAGAAGTGTCATCTCTCGAGAGTTACCAGGCGGTGATTATCGGGGGGCCCTTCTATATGGGAAAAATCGTGGGGGATGTGAAGAAATTCGTCGGCCGTTTCCGGGACGCACTGGGAACGCTGCCGGTCGCTGCGTTTGCCGTGGGGGTGGCCCCTGTCAACGCAACCCCTGCCGACATCGAAAAGGCGCGGGAGATCTTCCATTCGACGCTCGACCCCGTGAAGCCGGTCGCAGAGGCCCTCTTTGCCGGGAAAATCGACCGTGAGAAGCTGTCATTTGTCCAGAAATGGATGGTGGAAAAGGTGAAAGCCCCGATCGGCGATTTCCGAGACTGGGACGCTATCGCGGCGTGGGCGAGGGAGCTCCCGGGGAAGTTCGGGATGTAG
- a CDS encoding RyR domain-containing protein: MDNSLIGVLQAFFTLLRSGIIPIYEEVIAPNQADYLKILTAAFAGSGSAGVVVIYFWDKIRQIPLLFCRDHVIICGLHEITTPLVRQLKAKKIKTIVIGSDNRSPEAQSLRNYGTIVLSGDPKDPSTLALARITRARTLLALTDSDGINAEIALSAGKLVKKTRSEPLNCILQIHNPGLWRIIREHALLPRQNKPMRIDFYNPPALSARILLGRFFSPHTGEWTSNPPLLVVVGLGKLGENITARAAREWFDKRQSNEKLRMILIDLEASSLKERLVATYPRLEDAASITAVSIDIQSAEFQKAGFIDLERLPSSPTIAFVCLKDDTAGLSAALTLSHHLKGADTRIFVRMDNNPSLASLLGKKVMGETGIIPFNSLTVSSECGMVLGGIRETLARAIHEHYVTARLSDDPLLDDPALVPWERLSRRLKESNRSQAASIVEKLHAIGCDICPMTDWSAACFSFTPGEVEYLAEQEHIRWVKEMDTQGFSFGSIKDERAKTHPSMIAYESLSEAEKEKDRETVRMIPYYLSLIDFQVYRPGQGGDSLLSSGYAAS, translated from the coding sequence ATGGATAACAGTCTGATAGGGGTGCTGCAGGCATTTTTCACCTTACTCAGGAGCGGGATAATCCCGATTTATGAAGAGGTGATCGCGCCGAACCAGGCGGATTACCTCAAAATTCTTACTGCAGCATTTGCCGGATCCGGGTCCGCAGGCGTCGTCGTGATCTATTTTTGGGATAAAATACGCCAGATCCCTCTCCTGTTTTGCAGGGATCACGTCATTATCTGCGGACTTCATGAGATTACCACTCCGCTCGTGCGCCAGCTGAAAGCGAAAAAGATCAAGACCATTGTCATAGGGTCTGACAACCGCTCCCCGGAAGCTCAGAGTCTCCGAAACTACGGCACTATAGTGCTATCGGGAGACCCAAAGGACCCATCCACGCTCGCACTGGCGAGAATAACCCGGGCAAGGACGCTTCTTGCCCTGACCGATTCGGATGGTATAAATGCCGAAATCGCTCTTTCCGCAGGGAAACTTGTGAAAAAGACAAGGTCGGAACCGCTCAACTGCATCCTCCAGATTCACAACCCGGGGCTCTGGAGGATTATCCGGGAACATGCGCTTTTACCCCGCCAGAATAAACCGATGAGAATCGATTTCTACAACCCTCCCGCGTTGAGCGCCCGGATTCTGCTCGGAAGATTTTTTTCCCCTCATACCGGGGAATGGACAAGTAATCCCCCTCTTTTGGTCGTGGTCGGTCTTGGGAAGCTTGGCGAGAACATCACTGCACGTGCTGCGCGGGAATGGTTCGACAAGAGGCAGTCGAACGAAAAACTTCGCATGATCCTCATCGATCTGGAAGCATCGTCGCTCAAGGAGCGGCTTGTCGCAACGTATCCCCGCCTGGAGGATGCAGCGAGCATTACGGCGGTATCAATAGACATCCAGTCGGCAGAATTTCAGAAAGCCGGGTTTATAGACCTAGAGAGGCTACCTTCCTCCCCTACGATCGCATTCGTATGTCTCAAGGACGACACTGCCGGACTTTCAGCCGCCCTAACTCTCTCGCACCATCTGAAGGGAGCTGATACCAGGATATTTGTGAGAATGGACAACAATCCGTCCCTTGCCAGCCTGCTCGGAAAGAAAGTGATGGGAGAGACAGGGATCATCCCGTTCAACAGCCTTACAGTATCCTCTGAATGTGGCATGGTGCTCGGAGGGATAAGGGAAACACTCGCGAGGGCGATCCACGAACACTACGTGACCGCAAGGCTGTCGGATGACCCTCTTCTCGACGACCCGGCTCTCGTCCCATGGGAACGCCTCTCCCGGAGGCTGAAAGAATCGAACCGGTCCCAGGCAGCGAGCATCGTTGAAAAATTACATGCGATCGGCTGTGATATCTGCCCGATGACCGACTGGTCGGCGGCCTGTTTTTCGTTTACCCCTGGTGAGGTCGAATACCTCGCAGAGCAGGAACATATCCGGTGGGTAAAAGAAATGGATACACAGGGATTCTCGTTTGGATCTATTAAGGACGAACGGGCTAAAACTCATCCTTCGATGATAGCCTACGAAAGTCTTTCCGAGGCAGAAAAAGAAAAAGATCGCGAAACCGTGCGAATGATTCCTTACTACCTGAGCCTGATAGACTTTCAGGTCTATCGCCCTGGACAGGGCGGAGATTCCCTGCTCTCCAGCGGGTATGCTGCTTCATAA
- a CDS encoding DUF1579 family protein gives MTWTPPKVIPGPETKALSRFLWNGTWTGTVEANGMGPGSPEMEGKGRATCEWVLDGLWLSCHFEQDQFAEGRKVLTWKAKWIIGWDRIANEYRAVGADTNGLAFIFHGKIEGDRLVMESLGDVPVRLRFTWDAKDPNAMTWKNEMSVGGAPWSLIEEYVMKPD, from the coding sequence ATGACATGGACACCCCCGAAAGTAATTCCCGGCCCGGAGACGAAGGCACTCTCACGGTTCCTCTGGAACGGGACCTGGACCGGCACGGTTGAAGCGAACGGGATGGGGCCAGGATCACCCGAAATGGAGGGCAAAGGAAGAGCGACCTGCGAGTGGGTCCTCGACGGGCTCTGGCTCTCCTGCCATTTCGAACAGGACCAGTTCGCCGAAGGCAGGAAGGTCCTGACCTGGAAGGCGAAGTGGATCATCGGGTGGGATCGAATCGCGAATGAATACCGGGCGGTCGGTGCCGACACCAACGGTCTCGCCTTCATATTCCACGGGAAGATCGAAGGTGACCGGCTGGTGATGGAGTCGCTCGGGGATGTCCCGGTCAGGCTGCGGTTCACCTGGGACGCGAAGGATCCGAACGCAATGACCTGGAAGAACGAGATGTCGGTCGGCGGTGCACCATGGAGCCTGATCGAAGAGTACGTGATGAAGCCGGATTAA
- a CDS encoding tetratricopeptide repeat protein, translated as MPPEKTQSVTPLPTPTQESELNSSAVAALPSETPASENVPAYSRMIFSRTFPVLAGGDPVIIDPEEYGYQYFSPDVEYTLHIVSGRPVNLLVIDSLYADRFPLFLPEYGTRPSKAPDRTVSYSYGFSYGVPLIAQEDNIIEDIVLFTVPRKGKYLIILDPRFHGDVTWDLSGASISHDYFRTTLELEEHDFPGVAARSEGPDTINEIVGIPTGYVGTTKIYPLDEYGYSTLAPGDSLHISVSTTRPVNVLVLDAEAMEAFSKVEPVAMNIRNRTTDAEHWGYSYGEISANNGGIFQEDLSLDTEAFISIPKTSKYYFVIDPRFSFEYSSYGGYPSSYSEDFVTAKVYAEVLREGSAMYWKKVGDYSLRKGDYEEAKAYYDKSLLLDSGNPDTWYNLGVVLRDLGDYRGAITAFNETARIQPGDADVWEKIGVLYLLIENEEAARDAYNRSLIP; from the coding sequence ATGCCTCCTGAGAAAACTCAGTCCGTCACCCCTCTTCCCACTCCCACGCAGGAATCCGAGCTCAACAGTTCAGCCGTGGCAGCCCTTCCCAGTGAAACTCCCGCCTCTGAAAATGTCCCGGCCTATTCCCGTATGATATTCTCGCGGACATTCCCTGTACTTGCAGGGGGGGACCCCGTGATCATAGACCCGGAAGAATACGGTTACCAGTACTTCTCGCCGGATGTCGAGTATACCCTCCATATCGTTTCCGGCCGCCCTGTCAATCTTCTCGTTATAGACTCCCTCTATGCCGACAGGTTCCCCCTCTTTCTCCCCGAATATGGAACGAGGCCTTCAAAAGCACCTGATCGCACCGTCTCCTATTCTTACGGTTTTTCTTACGGAGTGCCCCTCATCGCCCAGGAAGACAATATCATAGAGGATATCGTCCTTTTCACTGTCCCGAGGAAGGGAAAATACCTCATCATACTGGATCCGCGGTTCCATGGAGACGTCACATGGGATCTCTCCGGAGCTTCGATCTCCCATGATTATTTCAGAACGACACTGGAGCTCGAAGAGCACGACTTTCCGGGAGTGGCAGCGAGGAGTGAAGGTCCGGATACGATAAACGAGATCGTGGGCATCCCAACAGGATACGTTGGCACAACCAAGATCTATCCGCTCGACGAGTATGGGTATTCCACACTGGCCCCGGGAGATTCGCTTCACATCTCGGTGAGCACTACCAGGCCGGTGAACGTCCTCGTTCTCGATGCAGAAGCAATGGAGGCATTTTCAAAAGTAGAACCGGTTGCGATGAATATTCGGAACAGGACCACCGACGCCGAACACTGGGGATATTCATACGGGGAGATCTCGGCGAACAACGGAGGGATTTTCCAGGAAGATCTCTCCCTCGACACCGAAGCGTTTATTTCCATCCCTAAGACCTCGAAATATTATTTTGTCATCGACCCGAGGTTTTCATTCGAATATTCAAGCTATGGGGGATACCCCTCGAGTTATTCTGAAGATTTTGTCACCGCAAAAGTATACGCCGAAGTTCTCCGCGAGGGCTCTGCGATGTACTGGAAAAAAGTTGGCGATTATTCCCTGCGAAAGGGAGACTATGAAGAGGCAAAGGCATATTACGATAAAAGCCTCCTGCTCGATTCCGGGAATCCGGATACATGGTACAACCTCGGTGTCGTCCTCCGCGACCTCGGGGACTATCGTGGCGCAATCACCGCCTTCAATGAGACAGCCCGGATACAACCCGGTGATGCTGATGTATGGGAGAAGATAGGTGTACTCTATTTGTTGATCGAGAATGAAGAAGCAGCCCGCGACGCGTACAACCGGTCTCTGATACCCTAG
- a CDS encoding beta-propeller domain-containing protein → MIGRKESLILVSGVAIGIVIAIGLLAFVQVLSPGTGTLPLPDLTGNGDTLPLTQGIGQLPSAEDVRNFILSHTETETQSGQEMVPMTVQETSPVPLGEGVRTWRYELDTATFKPDEYIVTVSGIQVSTSASALFNLLAGPSGGVVTQQVIHVPVSQRGGSDKLFISIDPIGDHYVGEKFAITGTTNLPAGEDEILVEVVSSSFAPTQKTQSGEFSGSTGTIHASTGGAGAFYTPGGYWQTPVPTPAMTLVPTTSADREYSTTNVQVKEVDEADIVKTDGTYIYVVSGNELNIVRAYPAESAGIISTTGFSGTPVSLYLYGDKVALICRDYRPPEYWRCEPGRCTWPAGNGEKTVIYIFSVKDRAMPTLEREVEIDGGYTDSRMIGQWLYFLTSTPVNPHSDDITFPAVRDGVAGTFTPVAYSLEGTDKAFAFTTIGSVGLDTDAPVRAKTFLVGTAGTVYVSPTTLYFGVHSMGEPSPLRHVDAQGREVGGTTDQTAIYSFSLQDGAIRFNAAGKVDGTLLNQYAMDEYKGNLRLGTTVTEYGYTGRSTLSSTVSVLDTRLNTIGMVAGIAPGERIYATRFMGDRLYLVTFMQTDPFFVVDLSDPAHPALAGELKLPGFSNYLHPYDATHIIGVGKTANFGAVKLSLFDVSDISRPGLVDSVELGEAGSSSEVLNDPKAFLFDKEKDILVLPVELAGLYRTQPAGGNYYGTRDVWGGAYVFSVDPDRGFSLKGTVKHYDEHSGDQVQVKRALYIEDTLYTISPRVIYMSDLANGVSYLNNVRLG, encoded by the coding sequence ATGATCGGAAGAAAGGAGAGTCTTATCCTGGTTTCCGGCGTCGCTATCGGCATCGTGATCGCGATAGGGCTCCTCGCGTTCGTCCAGGTGCTCTCGCCCGGGACGGGCACGCTGCCTCTTCCCGACCTGACCGGGAACGGGGACACCCTGCCGCTCACCCAGGGGATCGGACAGTTGCCCTCGGCAGAAGACGTGAGGAATTTCATCCTTTCCCACACGGAGACCGAGACCCAGTCCGGGCAGGAAATGGTGCCCATGACGGTGCAGGAGACATCCCCGGTCCCATTGGGAGAAGGAGTGCGGACGTGGCGGTACGAACTGGATACTGCGACCTTTAAACCCGATGAGTACATCGTGACCGTCTCCGGAATCCAGGTCTCGACGAGCGCTTCGGCATTGTTCAACCTTCTCGCGGGGCCTTCCGGGGGTGTCGTAACCCAGCAGGTCATTCACGTGCCGGTCAGCCAGAGGGGCGGCAGCGACAAGCTCTTCATTTCAATCGACCCGATCGGGGACCATTACGTCGGAGAGAAGTTTGCCATTACCGGGACCACGAATCTTCCCGCAGGCGAAGACGAGATCCTCGTCGAGGTGGTTTCTTCATCCTTCGCACCCACCCAGAAGACACAGTCAGGGGAGTTCTCGGGCTCGACAGGGACCATACACGCTTCAACCGGGGGGGCAGGGGCCTTTTACACACCGGGGGGCTATTGGCAAACGCCCGTTCCGACCCCCGCGATGACCCTCGTTCCCACTACCTCTGCGGACCGTGAGTACTCCACCACGAACGTCCAGGTGAAGGAGGTGGACGAGGCCGACATCGTCAAGACCGACGGAACGTATATTTACGTCGTCTCGGGCAACGAACTTAACATCGTCCGTGCCTACCCGGCAGAGTCCGCCGGTATCATCTCGACGACGGGGTTCTCCGGGACCCCGGTATCCCTCTACCTCTACGGGGACAAGGTCGCCCTGATCTGCAGGGACTACCGCCCGCCGGAGTACTGGCGATGCGAACCCGGCCGGTGTACGTGGCCCGCAGGGAACGGCGAGAAGACCGTTATTTACATCTTCTCCGTCAAAGACCGGGCCATGCCCACGCTCGAACGGGAAGTGGAGATCGACGGCGGGTACACCGATTCCCGGATGATAGGGCAGTGGCTCTACTTCCTCACGTCGACCCCGGTGAACCCGCACTCCGACGACATCACCTTCCCGGCGGTCCGGGACGGGGTGGCAGGGACATTCACCCCGGTCGCCTATTCCCTCGAAGGGACCGACAAGGCCTTCGCATTCACCACCATCGGGTCGGTCGGTCTCGATACCGATGCCCCGGTGAGGGCGAAGACATTCCTGGTCGGGACGGCCGGGACGGTCTACGTCTCCCCGACAACCCTCTACTTCGGCGTCCACTCGATGGGTGAACCCTCGCCGCTCCGCCACGTCGACGCACAGGGACGTGAAGTCGGAGGAACGACCGATCAGACCGCGATCTACTCGTTCTCCCTCCAGGATGGAGCGATCCGGTTCAATGCGGCCGGAAAGGTGGACGGGACCCTGCTCAACCAGTACGCGATGGACGAGTACAAGGGCAACCTCCGCCTGGGGACGACCGTCACCGAGTACGGGTATACCGGGAGGTCCACGCTCTCCAGCACGGTCAGCGTGCTCGACACCCGGCTCAACACCATAGGAATGGTCGCCGGTATTGCGCCGGGCGAACGGATCTACGCCACGCGGTTCATGGGAGACCGGCTCTACCTGGTCACCTTCATGCAGACCGACCCGTTCTTCGTGGTCGATCTCTCCGACCCGGCGCACCCGGCGCTCGCGGGAGAACTCAAGCTTCCCGGCTTCTCGAATTATCTCCATCCCTACGATGCCACGCATATCATCGGGGTGGGGAAGACCGCGAACTTCGGGGCGGTGAAGCTCTCGCTCTTCGACGTCTCGGACATCTCGAGACCGGGCCTCGTGGACAGCGTGGAGCTCGGCGAGGCGGGGAGCAGTTCCGAGGTGCTGAACGACCCGAAGGCGTTCCTCTTCGACAAGGAGAAGGATATCCTGGTCCTGCCCGTGGAGCTGGCCGGACTCTACCGGACCCAGCCGGCGGGAGGGAACTACTATGGTACCCGGGATGTCTGGGGCGGGGCATATGTCTTCTCGGTCGACCCGGACCGGGGCTTCTCGCTGAAAGGGACGGTGAAACACTACGACGAACACTCAGGGGACCAGGTGCAGGTGAAGAGGGCGCTCTATATCGAGGATACCCTCTACACGATCTCGCCGAGAGTGATCTACATGAGCGACCTCGCCAACGGGGTGAGCTACCTTAACAATGTGAGGCTGGGGTGA
- a CDS encoding tetratricopeptide repeat protein yields MRLLFLVILSALMLACLSAMPAGATDAKTWYNQGEEFRQKGDYSAAVDAYRNAVSIDPGYTDAWYSLAYVCVQTERLDDAADAYLHVLAVEPDMTPALKGLAYVYSRQGKDEAALTEINHALEINSGDQLAWLQKGLTLSALGRTNESIVAYTNVIELAPDNFDAWLCMGLDYYSIGNYPSALDAFERATDIDERSAIAWQYKGDTLFHMGRYQEAIEGYNRGLIVSPGNADLIQARAKAESALRSYIGGNTSGSTAGTPSMPDPLAQVLLLAAVAIVAAGLFLFIRMKRSAVRGSDGGRAIYPPPASGPEYAHEPGDRIGGDHHDVFISYSSNDKAVADATCASLESRGIRCWIAPRDVLPGSNYPRSIVEAIDGSRVMVLVYSSHSNSSPHVVRELTHAVSRGVIIIPFRIENIPPSKDMEYLIGIPHWLDAMTPPLERHLVHLADTIRVLLPSAESPERNDDPR; encoded by the coding sequence ATGCGCCTCCTGTTCCTGGTGATCCTGTCGGCACTGATGCTTGCATGCCTGTCCGCCATGCCCGCAGGGGCCACGGATGCAAAAACATGGTACAACCAGGGAGAGGAATTCCGGCAGAAAGGAGACTATTCTGCGGCCGTCGACGCGTACCGTAATGCCGTTTCCATTGACCCGGGGTACACCGACGCCTGGTATTCGCTCGCATACGTGTGCGTCCAGACCGAACGACTGGATGACGCAGCAGATGCGTACCTGCACGTGCTCGCAGTCGAACCGGACATGACCCCCGCGCTTAAAGGCCTGGCATATGTCTATTCGCGGCAGGGGAAGGACGAGGCAGCTCTCACTGAGATTAATCACGCCCTTGAGATCAATTCCGGCGACCAGCTCGCATGGCTTCAGAAAGGTCTCACCCTGTCCGCGCTCGGGAGGACGAACGAGTCGATAGTGGCCTACACGAACGTCATCGAACTCGCCCCGGACAATTTCGATGCCTGGCTCTGTATGGGCCTTGATTATTATTCTATTGGGAATTATCCGTCAGCCCTTGACGCATTCGAACGTGCCACCGATATCGACGAACGGAGTGCCATCGCCTGGCAATACAAGGGAGACACTCTGTTTCACATGGGAAGATATCAGGAAGCAATCGAGGGTTACAACAGGGGGCTGATCGTATCCCCCGGGAATGCCGACCTGATCCAGGCCAGGGCCAAAGCCGAATCGGCATTGCGCAGTTATATCGGTGGAAACACGAGCGGTTCAACGGCAGGAACCCCCTCAATGCCCGATCCGCTCGCTCAGGTCCTGCTCCTGGCGGCCGTTGCCATCGTTGCAGCGGGACTGTTTCTCTTCATCCGGATGAAGAGAAGTGCCGTCCGGGGAAGTGATGGTGGCAGGGCGATCTATCCGCCCCCCGCGAGCGGACCGGAATATGCCCATGAACCGGGGGATCGGATCGGTGGAGACCACCATGATGTGTTTATCAGCTACTCCTCGAACGACAAGGCAGTGGCAGACGCTACCTGCGCGTCCCTCGAATCGCGAGGTATCAGGTGTTGGATCGCTCCGAGGGACGTCCTCCCCGGATCAAATTATCCCCGTTCGATTGTTGAGGCTATCGACGGGAGCCGGGTAATGGTGCTGGTGTACTCCTCTCATTCGAATTCATCACCTCATGTCGTCCGTGAACTCACCCATGCAGTCTCCAGGGGAGTGATTATTATTCCCTTCCGGATCGAGAACATCCCCCCCTCGAAAGACATGGAGTACCTTATTGGAATCCCGCACTGGCTGGACGCGATGACCCCCCCGCTCGAAAGACATCTCGTGCATCTCGCCGATACCATCCGGGTGCTCCTTCCTTCCGCTGAGTCCCCGGAGCGCAATGACGATCCGCGATGA
- a CDS encoding helix-turn-helix transcriptional regulator, whose protein sequence is MKNRIRVLRAEREITQEELAELVGVTRNTITSLEKGKYYPSLKLAFRIADAFGVGIENVFTYERDKDGPGSGDDP, encoded by the coding sequence ATGAAAAACAGGATACGGGTCCTTCGGGCAGAAAGAGAGATAACGCAGGAGGAGCTCGCGGAGTTGGTCGGAGTGACGAGAAACACCATCACATCCCTGGAGAAGGGGAAGTATTACCCGTCCCTGAAACTTGCATTCCGGATTGCGGATGCGTTCGGGGTCGGGATCGAGAACGTATTCACGTATGAACGAGACAAGGACGGTCCCGGTTCGGGTGATGACCCATGA
- a CDS encoding SRPBCC domain-containing protein → MSKRNDNRELFYTRTFNAPRERVWDAWTRPELFGRWWGPKIFSVPLVKTDLREGGSYLWCMRSPEGRDFCNTGEFREIVPPERIVFSQKFADTGGRVLPAAEFGLPGDWPPEILVTVRFGTKGKKTIMTVTESGIPEEMRGPASAGMNESLDKLAGVVEEDLVSTAGESDSVDEFVARKVLPEFQPVVAMLRELMREEAPGAKEVIAYGIPAYKGKKLIAVINPTKNYVTFGFGRGAEFEDRYELLQGEGHVSKHVKIKKTRDIDRNVLRYYIQQAVRLDEESAKN, encoded by the coding sequence ATGTCAAAGCGAAACGATAACCGGGAATTGTTCTATACGCGGACATTCAACGCGCCGCGTGAACGGGTATGGGATGCATGGACCCGGCCGGAACTATTCGGGCGCTGGTGGGGGCCTAAAATATTCAGCGTACCTCTCGTGAAGACGGACCTCCGTGAAGGAGGCAGCTACCTCTGGTGCATGCGTTCTCCCGAGGGGAGGGATTTCTGCAATACGGGGGAGTTCCGTGAGATCGTTCCCCCTGAGCGGATTGTGTTCTCCCAGAAATTCGCCGATACAGGAGGCCGGGTGCTCCCTGCAGCGGAATTCGGCCTCCCCGGAGACTGGCCTCCCGAGATCCTCGTCACCGTGAGGTTCGGGACGAAGGGGAAAAAAACCATAATGACCGTAACGGAATCCGGTATCCCCGAAGAGATGAGAGGTCCTGCATCGGCAGGCATGAACGAGTCCCTGGACAAGCTTGCGGGCGTTGTCGAGGAAGATCTTGTCTCTACCGCCGGGGAATCCGACTCCGTGGACGAGTTTGTCGCCAGGAAGGTGCTGCCCGAATTCCAGCCGGTAGTTGCGATGCTCCGGGAGTTGATGCGGGAAGAGGCTCCCGGGGCGAAAGAGGTGATCGCCTATGGCATCCCCGCATACAAAGGGAAGAAGTTGATCGCCGTAATAAACCCGACAAAGAACTACGTCACCTTCGGCTTCGGCCGCGGGGCCGAGTTCGAGGATAGGTATGAGCTCCTCCAGGGAGAAGGGCATGTTTCGAAGCACGTGAAGATCAAGAAGACCCGGGACATTGACAGGAACGTGCTGAGGTATTACATACAGCAGGCGGTCCGTCTCGACGAGGAATCCGCGAAGAACTAA
- a CDS encoding DUF2178 domain-containing protein, whose protein sequence is MNRTTYLVCALLTSALVAAMVGWSVAAGALLVPVIAVPLGIVVILACRQQVKGVISDERSNRIRYQASFRTIEILLILGVIGTVVFSSYAYSAPLAPTINGKVTINEDGTRSMTITISRGGDPGMPGDVIRSITIRNMDAMNETEASAYAAFWQEGLRQYNESAITARTILYCLIVLIVTFGAFYLYYARKY, encoded by the coding sequence GTGAACCGCACGACGTACCTGGTCTGCGCACTCCTCACTTCGGCCCTCGTTGCGGCAATGGTCGGGTGGTCGGTTGCCGCGGGTGCATTACTTGTCCCGGTCATCGCGGTCCCGCTCGGCATCGTGGTCATCCTTGCCTGCCGCCAGCAGGTGAAGGGGGTAATTTCTGACGAACGATCGAATCGAATCCGGTATCAGGCTTCATTCCGCACCATCGAGATCCTCCTGATACTGGGGGTGATCGGTACGGTAGTCTTCTCGTCGTACGCCTATTCCGCTCCGCTGGCACCCACGATAAACGGGAAGGTGACGATCAACGAGGACGGCACACGGTCGATGACGATCACGATCTCACGGGGCGGGGACCCCGGGATGCCGGGAGACGTGATCAGGTCGATCACTATCAGGAACATGGACGCCATGAACGAGACCGAAGCGTCGGCATACGCTGCCTTCTGGCAGGAGGGCCTCCGGCAGTACAACGAGAGTGCGATCACCGCCAGGACCATCCTGTACTGCCTGATCGTGCTTATCGTGACATTCGGGGCGTTCTACCTGTATTACGCCAGGAAATACTAG